The genomic region TGGCCACCCGGTGCCCGGACTGGCGCAGCGCCTCCCACCAGGAGGTGACGTGGAGGTGGTTGGTGTCCGTGAGGGTGCCGTCGACGTCGAAGAGTGCGGCGCGGTTCATGGCGGCTCCTCAGAGGGTGGCGAGCGCGGGCAGCAGTCTGGCCTCGGCCCAGTCGAGAAAGGGCTCCTGGTGGCCGCCGCCGATCTGGACGAGCGCGACCTCGGTGAACCCGGCCTCCGCGTAGGTGCGTACGGCCTCTACGAAGGTGTCCACGTCGTCGCCGCAGGGGAAGGCCTCGGCGACGTCCTGCGGACGGGTGTGCTGCGAGGCCTGCTCGAAGCCGGCGGGGCCGGGGAGTTCGGCATTGACCTTCCAGCCGCCGAGGGCCCAGCGGAACTGGTCGTGGGCGCGTTCGACGGCCGCGTCGCGATCGGCGTCGTAGCAGACGGGGAGCTGTCCGACGCGGGGCTTGCCGGCGCCGCCGAGCGCGTCGAACCGCCGTAGGAGTTCCGCCTTCGGTTCGGTGGCGATCACGAGGTCGGCGTGCCGGCCGGCGAGGGCGCAGGAGCGGGGTCCGGAGACGGCTATCCCGATCGGGGGCGGCTCGTCGGGGACGTCCCAAAGGCGGGCGTTCTCGACGTCGAAGTGGGCGCCGTGATGGCTCACGTACGCACCGGTGAACATCCGCCGGATGAT from Streptomyces sp. NBC_00190 harbors:
- a CDS encoding LLM class F420-dependent oxidoreductase → MVRIGYTMLTEQAGPRELVSHVVGAERAGFGFSVISDHSFPWLGSQGHAPYAWSVLGAAAQATSRIPLMTYVTCPTFRYHPAVVAQKAATMQILSQGRFRLGLGSGENLNEHIVGAGWAAAHVRLEMLEEAVEIIRRMFTGAYVSHHGAHFDVENARLWDVPDEPPPIGIAVSGPRSCALAGRHADLVIATEPKAELLRRFDALGGAGKPRVGQLPVCYDADRDAAVERAHDQFRWALGGWKVNAELPGPAGFEQASQHTRPQDVAEAFPCGDDVDTFVEAVRTYAEAGFTEVALVQIGGGHQEPFLDWAEARLLPALATL